From a single Candidatus Zixiibacteriota bacterium genomic region:
- a CDS encoding SPOR domain-containing protein, whose translation MARYIIIVVLCSGLVLIGCNKNQEEVDALSQEAAQDDAGAVMDSLEGTGAGEEIDTLAEVTAAETSEAPEEPSSAPDYSSLSGFVVQVGSYSTYEFAQMMADKYIGRDYPAFVVSANIDGITYYRLRIGVYETMEEAKEVGELVADRYTADYWIDNN comes from the coding sequence ATGGCACGCTATATAATTATTGTGGTTCTCTGTAGCGGACTGGTCCTGATCGGATGCAATAAGAATCAGGAAGAAGTTGACGCCCTTAGTCAGGAGGCAGCTCAGGACGACGCGGGGGCCGTAATGGATTCCCTGGAAGGAACCGGTGCGGGTGAGGAAATCGACACCCTTGCCGAAGTAACCGCCGCGGAGACGAGCGAAGCGCCTGAAGAGCCGAGTTCTGCTCCGGATTATTCAAGTTTATCCGGCTTTGTCGTTCAAGTCGGCAGTTATTCTACTTATGAATTCGCTCAAATGATGGCTGATAAATATATCGGCCGCGATTATCCGGCGTTTGTCGTAAGCGCTAATATTGATGGAATCACGTATTATCGTTTACGTATCGGGGTATATGAGACGATGGAAGAGGCCAAAGAAGTTGGTGAACTGGTTGCGGATCGTTATACGGCTGACTATTGGATAGACAATAATTGA
- a CDS encoding DUF1573 domain-containing protein, with protein MKIITLIALLGLFLISMGIADDNIDTNDFPLLPSEFVWVYGFIPQDAQVSHHYTLLNHHKDTITITELIPGCDCTHVPRAPITIPPGEIYTLPVKFDSKTYRGEVQQDVRIVTDYEPYPEIHVYFALIIGRSPKTVKIDPISTVFIMGKKSQKFSLQNLINEKASVSIKIDHDSGFVVSESNFELKGNSTVEFEISPVWENLPYGPHYAAIVIELERKEKFQLTIPVKTNKF; from the coding sequence ATGAAGATAATAACCCTGATTGCTCTTTTAGGGCTTTTTCTGATTTCCATGGGAATCGCTGACGATAATATAGATACCAATGACTTTCCCCTGTTACCCTCGGAATTTGTTTGGGTATATGGATTTATACCTCAAGACGCCCAGGTTAGCCACCATTATACATTATTGAATCATCACAAAGACACAATAACAATAACTGAGTTGATCCCCGGTTGCGATTGCACTCATGTCCCCCGTGCTCCCATTACGATACCGCCGGGGGAAATTTATACTTTGCCGGTAAAATTCGACTCCAAAACTTATAGAGGTGAAGTTCAACAAGATGTTCGCATTGTAACCGATTATGAACCATATCCTGAAATTCACGTATATTTTGCCTTAATTATAGGACGCTCTCCGAAAACAGTGAAAATCGATCCAATATCAACCGTTTTCATCATGGGTAAAAAATCCCAAAAGTTTTCTTTGCAGAATCTAATTAATGAGAAAGCGTCCGTGAGTATAAAAATCGATCACGATTCCGGTTTCGTCGTCTCTGAATCCAATTTTGAGCTAAAAGGTAACAGTACAGTCGAATTTGAGATTTCTCCGGTGTGGGAAAATTTACCTTATGGGCCACATTATGCCGCTATCGTCATTGAATTAGAGCGCAAGGAAAAATTCCAGCTTACAATCCCGGTTAAAACCAACAAATTCTAA
- a CDS encoding cysteine synthase family protein: protein MKFPNRISDLVGNTPLIELPFYDKQNPGPKILAKLEYMNPGGSVKDRLAKFIIEEALKEGRLKKGDTIIDNTSGNTGVGVAMIAAAYGLKAVFTTPEKTSQEKVDLIKALGAEVIRTPTDAAWDDPRSCYQLARSLAREKGYFLFNQYDNPDNIRTHYYSTGPEIWKQTDGKITHFIGGIGTGGTVSGVGRYLKEQNSDVKIIAVDPAGSMFADYIKTGKIHDSQTYLVEGIGSEKVTKALDPNVIDDVISVTDEQSFSIARMITRRFGVLAGGSSGTATYAALEIAKDLTPDDLIVVIFADSAIRYLSKCFSDEWMLSHGFSIEETTAT from the coding sequence ATGAAATTTCCAAATAGAATATCAGATTTGGTCGGCAACACGCCATTAATTGAATTGCCGTTTTATGATAAACAAAATCCGGGACCGAAAATACTCGCCAAACTGGAATATATGAATCCCGGAGGTTCCGTTAAGGACCGTCTTGCGAAATTCATTATTGAGGAAGCTCTCAAAGAAGGTCGCTTGAAAAAGGGTGATACCATAATTGACAATACCTCTGGAAACACCGGGGTGGGTGTCGCCATGATAGCGGCCGCCTATGGTCTGAAGGCAGTCTTTACCACGCCGGAAAAAACGAGTCAGGAAAAAGTAGATCTCATCAAGGCTCTGGGCGCTGAGGTTATTCGCACTCCTACCGATGCCGCCTGGGATGATCCGCGGAGTTGCTATCAACTGGCTCGCAGCCTGGCCCGGGAAAAAGGTTACTTTCTATTTAATCAATATGACAATCCGGACAATATCAGGACTCATTATTACAGTACCGGTCCCGAAATCTGGAAACAAACAGACGGGAAAATCACGCATTTTATCGGAGGGATTGGTACCGGAGGAACCGTCTCCGGCGTCGGGCGATATCTCAAAGAGCAAAATAGCGATGTAAAGATTATTGCTGTTGATCCTGCCGGCTCCATGTTTGCCGATTATATTAAAACCGGCAAAATACATGATTCACAAACCTATTTAGTAGAGGGAATCGGATCGGAAAAAGTAACCAAAGCTCTTGACCCAAATGTTATTGACGATGTAATTTCGGTCACTGATGAGCAATCGTTTTCCATAGCCCGTATGATAACCAGACGATTTGGTGTTTTGGCCGGAGGATCTTCCGGAACTGCAACTTATGCCGCCCTGGAAATTGCCAAAGACTTAACTCCCGACGATTTAATTGTAGTTATCTTTGCCGATTCGGCGATTCGGTATCTTTCGAAGTGCTTCTCCGACGAATGGATGCTCAGTCATGGTTTTTCAATTGAGGAGACAACAGCAACATGA